The region GGAATGCTCTGTTAATATCAGATTTAAACTGTGTTAATATCAGTAGATATTTTTTGATGGTGAACGCATGAACAACAAGCGTACATTTCTCCAGTTTCCATTTGAGGATCTCAAAAACCAGGCCTTAAAACCACAACAAATAAACTcccataaaaaagaaaaaagtaacagtaacagtgtgtgtgtgagagagagagggggggagagagagagagagagagagagagtaactgaGACTACAGAGCACGTTTCTCACTCTAAAAGAGCTACCATTTGGAACAAGCCTAATTGAAAAGCTTTATAACTTCTGTCATATGTCACAATGTCAGTCAGATTTTTGGTATCTAAAGGCTAAAACATTCCACTCTCTCATTAGTTTGATGTGGCATTTATTGGTCACCAATAATAAAGCACAACTCTGGGGTGAGTTCTCTCCTAAAATTTGATCAAAATTAATCTGTTCTTACAGTTTATATAAATTATGGTTAGATTTATCTTTTATCCTTGAAAGGCTGCTCATTTGGCCCATACATGATTACATAATCATTATATGTTTCACCAAATAATGTGGGctataaaatatttatcattACAGCAAAGAATTTACACTGAGTGTAGTACAGGTTtatagaaatagaaatatgCACCTTATTGATATGGTGGTACTGGTTTGCAATTCAGCAGGCTTTTGCACACGACACAAAAAGTACTTCTTTGAAGATGAATGTAAGGTAACCAAATACACATGAAAGTATGTTGAATATACTGCTATGCACTTCAAAACTTAGTGGGTTGATCTGCTCTCCTTTAGCTTCATGATAAATTATGTACATTTATAAAACTGTTGGGACATCCATTTAAGCATGGATTTAAGCATGGTATTTGTCTTGTAGCTTCCTACAGCATGGTGCTAGTTAATTATTAGTTAACTAAACTAAATCTTTTTATTCTGGCACAGGAATTAGGACAGGTACTCACATCATTCTATAGTTACTGAGCTAGCAAGTAATTACGGTGGCATACTTTCCTAGTTAATTAACAtctatataattatatatataacatCTAACTCTGACACCAGACTCTGAAGCAGAGAGTGATACTTCACATACATTTGTGTCCTGTCTGTGCTCTTAAAGGAAATGCTGCTTCCAGAaacctgtttaaaaataacattctTAAGATCACACTTAGCAGTGTTCTTAACATCTAGGGTCAGTGGTTATCAGAAACAAGGGCCTGGTTAGGCTGATAGATGTCTTGCAAAAGTCAGAAAATGTAGCTTGAAGAGCTGTGCTATTTTGAATGTTCCTGATGATATCTGCCTGCATGTGACAGGCTTTTTTTCCAGCTGCTTTAGCGGATATGTGTAGTGTGGAAACtgctgacatgaaaaaaaagagagaaaactgcagGTTTTTCCTGATGATAACTGATCAGGTACAGGTTAGTCACAGGACATCAGTTAAATCTGAGTGTTACTGGCTATGTTCAAGACTGGCTGCTACATAATGATATGTTCATGTTTGATAGACTATGGAGCACAGACTACAGTATATCATAGTGTAGACTTCCTAAGTGTACTCATGGCTATAGATGTATTCTATTTTGAACACAACCCTTTTCCTGGCTCCCAGTGTTCTGCATTAAAGTTCTCTCAGAATTTCATAGGTCCTGTTTGGCAAAGTTCTGAGGACATTAAGTGCTTTCTAAATCAGAACTCTTCATGTCAGCTAGCTAGCTGCAGTGAAAGCCCAGCTACTTAACTGACACAGAACCTGCTCGTTAATTCTGACAGTATGAACGTCAGCTAGCCTGTACTTCCAAAACCTCTTGTTCCAAAATACGTCAGACTGCAATACAACTGGGAAATCATTACTGATATCTGATTTCCCCATTTGCAGCTCCCACTCTGAGGGTCATTGATGTGCctattttaaactcaaaatatCACTAATCTCACATAACGTGAACTCACAATAATGGAAGCtaacagaaaatattttctccAGTTTATTATTTTCCTCTTGCATGTTCTCTCATCTAAATTCCAACTAAAATTCCATTTTCGTTCCTTATCTCCACAAATTATCCTTTAATCTAAAAGTGGAATGAAAATTCTAAAGATTacatctcatttaaaataagaCACTCCAAACTGAACTCAGATGTGTCTGGTTTCCCCATGAGATCACTCTAAAGCTTGATTGTGTAAAAAGAATTGACTCAGGGGGGTGAGTACTGCAGTAAATGagaacttttcattttcatatctttTTATCACACAGTGAGTTTTGTTGTACACCAAGTATCAACtcaagaggagggaaaaaaatcgttttcatcattaaaaattcaacaaaatattAATCTGAGAGGGAACAGCGAATGCGTCCTGAAggaattattcagaataacatCAAATAAATAAGTGTAAACAAGAGTGGATAAGATGTGTGCTACTGtgtacagtgactgtgacagatTTAGAGGTTGTATGTATGGGTGTAcatgtatttgtctgtatttaTATCTCTATACAGAGATATAAATactctgtgtgaaatgtggATAGGAGACTTCTTCATTTCAATTAGACACTCTGAAATCAAagttctgtctcctctccccacaactttctctctctctctctctctctccctctttctctgtctccctctgactTTTTCTCcttattcactctctcattaaatcaatattttaacCACTCTTCCAGTATCCCTTGTTTTGGCATTCCCATTTTCCTCGTCCTGCACCATTTCTATCACTGACCTTCCTCtttcccccacctctctctctctctctctctgtctctcattctcgctctctctctctctcttacaggtCTCTCACGGATTACAGTCCCATGTCGTCAGCAAGCAGTAAGTAAACTCCTGGCTGTCTGCTTATGTCTATACAATGGTCTTTATTGTCTTAGACTGGAGCATCTTGGCCATATGACCATAAATAATTGCTTTAACCATCTGATACATTGTGGTTACTCACCATatcacaggcaaacacacatacatacacacttagaCGCAAACTTTTACTGACAATATGATTAAGATGACGTAAGCTGTGTCAAACCAAATGGAAACACACTTATTCAGTTGCTGCTTTATTACTTGTGATGAGGACTGAATTCTCTGCTATGGCAATGTAACAGATATTAATATTTTGTCAgtgaaactattttttttttcacagtattaATAGAAATAATATACAACTCCATATTCTTTTCTACCAAAACTGTCAAGAACCTAACACCTCTgggtatcagtgtgtgtgtgggtgagcgtGTGCATATTGTCAGACCAGAATGTTTCCCAGTAGGGGGATTATATCCATTATTAGCCCACTAATCTGCCCAACAGGAAACACACTCTTCCAAGAGACAGCTCAGGAAGCACTCACACCCACccattcacccacacacactctaacacagacATAGTCAAAGCTTGGTCAGCTCGGATAGTGTGCTGCTACCTTCACAACTTCACAGATAATGTAAGTTACATAATATATCAGTAGTTATCTAAAAATATATAGCTAGTATTAACTAGTAAGCAATTCATCCACAATAATAAATTGGTGGCTAATTGGCACCAAGTCTTCCACAGTCTGTAATAACTCAGCTGACATGTTAGTAAAAGCCAGACAGCTAGGAAGAGGGCAGAATTAGAATATAGGTGACTCAGTTCATCTTTTCTATTTTAAATAAAGCAGAGTGTGTTTGGGTCAGGAATGATGCCGCTAATGTTTTAGTTTGCTCTCCCTAAAGCTTAAATAACTAAAGTGTTCTTGACATTAATCTTTAAATATGTGTTAAGACTATGCACTTGGGAAGAAGCGATGAATCTTTCAGTGTAATACAGCAAGAGAAAAGGGCAGAGTGGGACTGAGTGAGGAATAAGAGCAGGACCGAAAAGACTCTGGTACAAAAATGACACTTAGGACGTGTAACAGTTTACACGTTTATATTCAGTCACACTCCATTTATAGAGAAGAGGAACAGAAGAGGCAGGACCAGAGAAAAAAGTCAGTGAGATGCACAAAGAGTTAGCTATTAAATTGACATTGAGATTATCCCTTTTGGCTGTTCTGTCTCTACAGAAGTTTGTTAATTTTGGTGAGTTCAAGTACTATATTAATATCTCTTGAATTATTCATTAACCCGTATAAATAACAGATTTACCCTTATAAATAACAGATGAACAAAGTTCATTTGACTATTCTTGCAAATAACTGTCATACATTTATGCCAGGTATGCCAAATGGATATTAGTACATCAATACAAAGGCAGAGATCTTTAATAATGTTTGAAAAGATGATTCACCCAGAGAGAAGTAAGAATTTCATGTTTTCAAGCTGCACACATCAAAGAGACACTTAGGAGCTGTGGCTAAATCAAACTTGCATGTCTGAAATATCCTCTCATTATTGTGTAATGTAACACAAACAAGCATTAACAATATAACAGTATAAACaattactgaaatattttctaTAACTGTTTTATATCAATATATATTAtatcatttaatttttaagtgagagagagaatgtcagttTAGAACATGTCATGATGCATATGCGTGTTTGTGACTCCTCTTGGAGAAGAGCTTAAGAGCTTAGTGACTCTTAACACAAGGTTTTATAACACACACTTCCCtcctttcattcacacacttaGTCACTCTCAGACATGTACACAGGCTCTCGGGCatatgcttttgcacttctaAATCTGCCTCTTGCCTCCAGTGGCATTTGGACAtggttttaaataaaacattattaatgatattttaatacCAGGATTTTGTTTCTGCTCTTAATGGTAAAGTGTCATTGTCAATGTGCCTTTACTGgcaaaaaactgtgtgtgactgtttgtcacagttttgggggggggggggggggggggggggggggggtctttgttttgttttgtgtgtgtgtgtgcgcgtgtgtgtgtgcgtgtgtgagtgtgtgcactcATGCAGGCTGACTTCTAGTGGgatatttgtgttgttctgttatCATAATGTTTTGCATAGCGTCCCAGCTATGGCATACACTGCTTCAATGGTCAGGGATAAGTCATGCTTCAGGTCAGGGCCCAGCTGCAACGCAGTAAAAATAAAGCCTTCCTGCACCtaccttgttagttttatttctctgtctttaaaacttCAGTGAACTTTTATCCCCACTGTGGTAGATCCTCAGTCTTAGTGTCATGTACGTTCAGAGTAGAATGGTCTCAGTATGAGaatagaggagtgtgtgtgtgaatgtgctgttATAAATCTGAGACTTTTAAATGGCACTGGACTGTTAGGTTTCTCTCATGAATGCCAGCGTCACTCTAAAAGGCTCTCTGAAACCAGAGACCTTGGTTTACcttaaactctgtgtgtgtgtgtgtgtgtgtgtgtgtgtgtgtgtgtgtgtgtgtgtgtgtgtgtgtgtgtaagagcacaACGTTCCCTCGGCCCCTGGTGCCCTcaactttaaaacaacaaaatgggACAAGTCCcctgagtgagggagagagggggaaagagaaaaagagaaggagcatATTGTACCTGAAATGTAACTTTCCACTCCAGATTTTCAAAGCaagcaaatcaaatcaaatgaaatcaaatcagaTGGTATAAAGTTAAGAGGggagtatttttctttttggtgttGGCAGCAGTGTGCTTGCAGCAGTAGCCAAATATACTCCAGGCCATCAAAAATTATTCACAGCTtgacagttaaataaaaactacaaatTTGTAAAATAAACCCTACATCAGTGCTTTCAGTCTAAAACCTATGGAGACTATTTAAATCAGTAATTTATTTACCTTTAAAAATGTCACCAGTTGGAACCCTTGACTTTTTTGTAATGTAGTGGAGTCATCTCATCACAAAGTAATGAATAATGGTAATGAAATGgtaataaaatgtaatgtttggcATTGACACACACCCTATGTCCCACAATGTTATACTGTATAACTGCTTAAAGCCATAGAACAAATCATATACATTGATATAATATCATTATTTAATATTCTTCCTGTGAATCCagatgcatgtttgtgtgtgtatatgtgtgtgtgtgtgggggcaggAAGGGGATGAGGTCTAGGGTTCATAAGGGTATGCCTTATTAAGGTGCCTGCTGGGAACTAAAGCATTCCTTGGGGGTCAGTAATTTTGTACTAATGGTACTAATGAGCTGTGTGAATGCAGTGTTCAGGCTCGTTTCTGATGGCATAGGGAACATAGTCAAGCATGAGAATAACGGGCCTCTTGGTTGAGCTGGAGCATTTGATGCATATGATGAGATAATGATTATAAAATGTAGAGGTTTGGGGTTCTTACTTCAATTCTGCAAGTCTGTTCGATTTGAAAGTCAATTTGTAAATTcagaaaatatgtttacatAATTAGAACGATTATTTGGCGCACAGGCAATAATAAAGCAAATTAAGTTTAGGAGTAGATCAGTGCTTTATTTTCCAAATGATGTAACTATAATTTAGATTATAAACCGTTCATCTGTAGCTACAACCAGTTCCCTACagtaagaaataaaaagataacTATTAGCTTGTGGCTAGCCAGCTAATTAAGATTAACCACTGTCTAAATAGAGGCGCAAGCTAAGCTGTAGTGATGTCAAAGGCATACATATAATGTCAAACTGCTTCACAGGGGAAGAAACATTAAACTTAGATAGAAATAAATGGATATTAACACTCATAGTATAAACTCTACTAATGCTAATTAGTAATCCAGAGAAATTAGAGAAAAACTTAACTGCATCAGCAGTTAGGTTCTTAGGAGGCAGAAATATGTCTCATCAAAGATGAATTTTCCCTTCAAAGTTTTTCTCATAAGCAGAGGAGATAACTGTGAATGTTCCATGGAAAGGAACACACTGGTGGCAGAATAACAAATAGTAAGCACCAGCTTATTGTTTTTCAACATAAGCCAAACACTAACCTCTTTTCTAACTGTCTCTCGAAAGAAAAATCCTAAACGCGTCAGGTAATAAGCTAGGATTACTTTTCAagatctttgttttaactctttgttATGCCTTTCTTTTTGGAGGTGATCTCTCCATGGGGGACCAGCAGGACCCATTTTTAGTGAGTGTCCACATCATCACAGACCCAGGACAGGCAAAATCACTTCAGCGTGCTGCAGACCAGGTCCTGTCCTGGGTCCACCCAGACTTGCCCCTTTTCCGTGTCTCGGAACGTGCCCCCAGCAGCCACCAAAGACACCGACCAAAACACCATGTCCATCCCTCCGCCACCACCCAGCCCTCTCTGGCTGTCATCCTCTTCATCCAAGAGGAGAACGAGAGCATCGAGAGCATCAAACAACTTCACGGCACCCTCCAGAAGCCACCATGGAAGTACCATCACACGGAGCGGGTGAATGGGCGTGGGTTGATGCCCCTTTCACCCACTAGCCAAGACTTTTTCACCCTGGCTCCAGGCACGCCGCTTTGGGCGCTCCGGCAGGTGCATTATGGGAAAGAGATTGTGCGTTTTACCGTCTACTGCCGCTATGAGAGCTATGCCGACATGGTGCGTTTCTACCGGCTGTTGTTAAGAAGACGGCTGGCCCAAAAGAAGGAGGatttctgcttttgtgtggtatACTCGAACCCCGATACAGAGATTCAGTTGTCGTTCAAGCGGTTGCCATGGGGCCAGAGCCCCACCCCCATGGACTGTGCAGTGATGGAGATTCGGGTATGGGATGTGGGTGGGCTTGTACCCTTGCTGCCACACCCTTGTACACCTATCAGTGATGTTCGCTGGCAAACAGAGGATTATGATGGGAACAAGATACTACTGCAGGTGAGGggaagggagtgtgtgtgtgtgttgtcatgcatgtttgtttttttgttaatgtatGTGTACATTGCACTAACTGTTCAGTAAACGAGACAAGGTTTTGTAACATTCACAATCTGTTAGTCACCTTACAATtaacaaatgaatgagaaagagaaagaaagagagagggagagagagagattcggGTGGATTGGACCATGTCCATTACTGTGATTGGAGCTGTACTTATCCTCTAAAAGAGAACAAACCGTTAATTCAACttgacaatcacacacactcagagagacagacacacactcacaaacacaatctgTGTTTCACTTGTGTGGGTCAGTTGTGTGATCTGGATTAGCCCAGATCAAGTCAGAGTCTCTCTTCATTGCCACGACAACAGCTTCATTACCCACAACCCCCTGCTGCTCCCAAATGGCATGTTGGGGGTTTACGCAAAATACACGTTCATGCACACCAGCCTACAAATGCATACAGTTACACGCATGTCTGACTATACTAATAGGAATGTAACATTGACATACATCTTACTGTAACTCAAGATTTGTTTGCATAACTATAATCAAAACATATAATGGCACTTTTTGATTTCAAAATAACGGGTGAATCTTAGTTTAAGTAGGGATTAGATTTGTCAggacaggcaaaaaaaaaaaaaaccctatatgGTAAGATTTTTCAGATGTTCATTACCTTTTGGGTACATGTGATCTCCACTTGTgtaaaaccctaaaacacacaaacactcaacaaATTTCCCTATTACATACATTGTGGGTAGGCATcaaaggaaaatggagagagTTGCAAgctctctgtgcagtgaattACGGAAGAGGGAGAACAGCAAGCCTTTGTCATACTCTttcatatcctctctctctctctgtctctctctctctctcgtgcacaCGTGCTCTATTATACACTCATTATTCAGCTCAGgactagaaaaacaaaaggccacatattttcacaacaaaaaaatagaatCTTTCTACTTTCTGAATACAAGTTTCCCCAAACTCCTTTCCAAAAATATATCAGTATGCTACTATGCAAAACAAGTCCAGAGCAAATCAAAGAAATTACCCTGTTTGGCAAAGTACTCAAACAGAGTCAGACACTAATTAAAGCTGAAGAGATCCAGTTTATCTCTGGCAATTCAGCCTTAGGTCACTAGGTTATGAAACAAAGATGCATGATATTATTATGATTTGTTCATAATTTGTTTTGAGTATTTGTGGTTAATTTCCATCAAATCAGTCAagatgtgtgagaaaaaaaaaagttagttaAACAGAATATTAACAGTGACGCGCAAATAAATTGGATTGAAGCTACACATTTCAATTTGCATGGACCAAGATCCCCCAGACTAGGGTACAGATATACCCTTCAAATGTTTGGTATTCAGATCAGCATTCCCATAGCCAGATAGGTCTGGAAGActtggaaaaataaatgtttttccaGAGCCATTGGGTTGGAACGTCATCATTCCAaacaacagagaagagagaaggccTTACACACACCTTTTGGGGTTCAGAGAGAGTAGGAGCTACAAACACTCAGATGTCACAGTCAGATGTTGGCCCAATGTTAGGCCTACGTTGGGAGAACGTTGTACAGACGTGCTGTCTGCGTTGGTGACTAGATGAGTTTACCAGCTGTTGGTATAACCCATAAAGTTACAGTGGGTGAAAACAAGAGGCCTCTTCAAAGATTCCCAGGGGGTTTTTGTGCtgaacaccccccaccccaccccccgccacCCAGGCTTCCCTCCCCACCTCTAAACTCTGCCAGATGCCAGTCTCATGAAAGGGGGGGAAGacattttacatgtttgtgtatgtgtgcagtcaTCTAAGAAATGTGGCACATCCTTAGAATCCTACGGAGATCACGCTACATCCACAcctgaaaaaataatttcctctttctttctttttttttcttgctctcgcctcctctctttccacctctctctctctccccctctatcttAGGTGCAGAATTCACGACACCGTCGGAGACACACTGTTGCTCAGTTCACACACCTCCCTCCAGATTCTACACCTATTGTATCTCCAGATCCTGCTGCTGCCCTGCCCCCCTTTGGCAGAGGTCCCGCTTCCTATCGAAACCGCCGCTATCACCGAAACTCTTCTCGCTCCTCACGAGCACAAACTCTCCCCACACCGCACTCACATGGGTCCCAGAATTCCCTGCCACTgctgtgtgagaaagaggaaagtCATCCCAGTTCTCTCCCACGTGATCCAGAAGCTTTCCGtgctggatggacaggtcaccGTACACGTTCGCTGTTTTCCTTGCCCCTAGCAGGCGGACCCCACTCCACATGCCCCTCCCCCTCAGCAACACTTCGCCCACGTAGTTCCTCCTCGTTGGCCAGTCTGGTGTACCGTGTGAACGTGGATACACTGGTGGGAGCTGAGGAAACTGATGTGGACACAGGACAGAAGCTGACTGGCAGCTCTCTGGACCTATCGGTGACTTCCGCTTACTCCCGCCCACAGCTGCGGACCAATCAACAAACACCACGCCCACCAAgacctctctctgcccctcttcAGGACATAAATCCCTCCCTTTCAGAGCCATCCCACAACCACATCCCCACATCAGTAAGACAGCCCCCTGTGCCACTCAGAACCAGCAGCATGTCAATTAAGATCACACCCACAGATAAGCCACACCCCccaagtgtgtgtctgtcacagcaAGGCACCACCCATTCAGGTTGGGAGCAATGTGGTAATGGCCCAACAACTCATGACAACTGCAAACAGGAACAGATCGAGGAAGATGAACAAGAGTTTTATATctgacacaaccacacaacagtTTTGCTTTAGGCGCTACTGGAGACAGACATATTACCATAGTTGCGCCGCGATTCTGTGCCGAGTACATTTTGGCATTCTGGAATGTAAACAACAGGCAGCCTTTATTGGTGCCTGCTGAAAATAGGTGACCAATCAGTTTTATTTGACTTGTTTTTGTCCCTCCCTCACGTTCTTCAATTGTTATGAATTTTGAACGGTTTCTTTTGAAACATGACCAACCTCTTCTTCAGAAAGTTTGGATGTGATGGCAGCATCAGTTTTAGACTTTATCTCAGGATGCCCTGCCAAATCAGCAACTCAATGAGGTCTATTGCACAAAGTGAAAACTACAATGAGATACCTTCGTCAGTGTCCCAGTGAGCAACAAAATTTGGATACCAATGAGCAACAAAACTGAGACTCTGAAACAATGACCTCCACTTTTTTGTACAGTTGTAGCAATTATATGACATTATCCGAGACTGTTAAATATTATGTATAATAATTTTCCTGAATGactcaaatgaaaacagtgaagCAGAAGAAACTGGGAATTTCACATATTGTATGAATcttggttggttgtttttaaataatttacatCCTCCAAAATTTTGTATCAATAATCTCTTACTGAACTGTTAAGTTCTGTTTTTTGAAAACTAAGAAAAGAAGGTGTAAATGAATTGTTAGAGTTTAAAGTACAGAAGGACGTGTCACTTCAGGACAGCACAGGTTTACTTGTAGCATtactctgccccctgctggctaATAGAAAATGCGTATGACTGTTGAGGACTACCAGGAGGGGGGGGCATTCCAACTACATGGTTTAGTGACAAACCtggataagttaactcagagtaggTAGTAAagctcctaatagaagagccttgtggctttgttttgctgggagaatgaagccatagggctcttctgttaggaggtttactacttactctaagtTCACTTCAccaggttagtcactaaaccacgtaccTGGAATACCCCTCAGGAGAGCATCAAATGATCTGAAAtcaaagttttttgtttgtttgtttggactaTATGCAACGTGTCAGGCATAGGGTCTGGCTTTCAGTTCtttaaatgttctgtttgtaGAGATGAAGAAGACTAACAGAACTCTTTAACTGAGTTCATACTTCACAGGCTCCTGCTAGAAGGGAGAAGTCTGAATCTCAAGATTTCTGCTTTGTTGTTCCTTTGGATGGATATTTGTCCACTGTAGCCAGTATAGTTGTCAGAGCTGCACATCTGCTTCAAGAATTACAATCATTAAACACTTTTTTGAAGTGTATAAGCATGTGATGAGTTATTTTGTATCTCTCTTTTAAGAAAGGAAAGACATAACCTAAAAAGATACTGTGATGATTCACTCCTTATATCCAGAATCAGCATGCATGATGAAGgttttgagagaaaaatatCATGAAACACATTATGTCAGTTCATTGCATAGCATTTACCCCAAATTTAGGGCTGCCTAGTAGGAGGGTTACTCGCTCTCCTCATATAATGTAGTTTTGACTTTTAGCTTTACGTTCACAGAGATATCTTACTTTGCACTATATCAATGTAAAAGGCCATAAGCGCTAAGGGATTTTTTGTGTACCAAAGCTAGCACTATGTCAGGAgagatttgattttgtttaaattCCAGGAGAGGGCAGCACTGTGTCATATAGGCTCATTTAAAGCAATTCAATAATGACCTGAGGAAACAGTCTCATatttctgattatttttttttctttgaaaagtcAACAGCATAACACAAGAGTCATTCCCCCATAGAAGAACAGTTTTCTTCTACTTCATCTATCATCATATATTTGCCAACAGATGCAAACATACACGTGGATGAGCATGGGTGATATGTTGTaaatcaggggtgggcaaatccggtcctggagggccagtgacctgccgggtttttgttttcacctcttagttacctgttgattttcaacttgcaaacaggtgtgcacgctctcCAGCCAA is a window of Chanos chanos chromosome 10, fChaCha1.1, whole genome shotgun sequence DNA encoding:
- the fam124a gene encoding protein FAM124A is translated as MEKNSTEDEFADSGAETGGSLTDYSPMSSASSDLSMGDQQDPFLVSVHIITDPGQAKSLQRAADQVLSWVHPDLPLFRVSERAPSSHQRHRPKHHVHPSATTQPSLAVILFIQEENESIESIKQLHGTLQKPPWKYHHTERVNGRGLMPLSPTSQDFFTLAPGTPLWALRQVHYGKEIVRFTVYCRYESYADMVRFYRLLLRRRLAQKKEDFCFCVVYSNPDTEIQLSFKRLPWGQSPTPMDCAVMEIRVWDVGGLVPLLPHPCTPISDVRWQTEDYDGNKILLQVQNSRHRRRHTVAQFTHLPPDSTPIVSPDPAAALPPFGRGPASYRNRRYHRNSSRSSRAQTLPTPHSHGSQNSLPLLCEKEESHPSSLPRDPEAFRAGWTGHRTRSLFSLPLAGGPHSTCPSPSATLRPRSSSSLASLVYRVNVDTLVGAEETDVDTGQKLTGSSLDLSVTSAYSRPQLRTNQQTPRPPRPLSAPLQDINPSLSEPSHNHIPTSVRQPPVPLRTSSMSIKITPTDKPHPPSVCLSQQGTTHSGWEQCGNGPTTHDNCKQEQIEEDEQEFYI